The following coding sequences lie in one Arachis hypogaea cultivar Tifrunner chromosome 4, arahy.Tifrunner.gnm2.J5K5, whole genome shotgun sequence genomic window:
- the LOC112794487 gene encoding isoflavone 7-O-methyltransferase-like gives MELLSECKASEIFEGQVVVYKHLYAYLDSMCLKWCLDLNIADIIHNHGQPITLHHLASTLQVPPSKINGVRRFMRHLAHNGFFHITRLLHDDNEEKEAYALTIASKLLLKGTQHCLAPMSNCVLDPTLSGAYHFLGKWTLEENLTLFEISLGTNLWDFFSKNPSYLSFFNESMASDSQMVKLALKDHSAVFEGLESIVDVGGGNGTVSKIINDMFPKFNCIVFDLPHVVENFTGSNNLSFVGGDMFISIPRAHAILTTRK, from the coding sequence ATGGAGTTGCTAAGTGAGTGCAAGGCAAGTGAGATATTTGAAGGACAAGTTGTTGTCTACAAACACCTTTATGCATACCTAGATTCCATGTGTCTCAAATGGTGTCTGGACCTCAACATAGCAGACATAATCCACAACCATGGCCAACCCATTACCCTTCATCACTTGGCCTCAACATTGCAAGTTCCGCCGTCCAAAATCAACGGCGTTCGCCGCTTCATGCGCCACCTTGCTCACAACGGATTCTTCCACATAACAAGGCTACTccatgatgataatgaagaaaagGAAGCATATGCTCTCACTATTGCTTCAAAGCTTCTTCTCAAAGGAACTCAACATTGTTTAGCTCCAATGTCAAACTGTGTTCTTGATCCCACTTTGTCAGGTGCTTACCATTTCCTTGGAAAATGGACTCTTGAAGAAAATCTTACTTTATTTGAAATTTCCCTTGGAACAAATCTTTGGGACTTTTTTAGCAAAAACCCTTCATATTTGAGTTTCTTCAATGAGTCAATGGCTAGTGACTCTCAAATGGTGAAGTTGGCATTGAAAGATCATAGTGCTGTCTTTGAAGGGTTGGAATCCATTGTAGATGTTGGTGGTGGAAATGGAACCGTATCTAAGATTATCAATGACATGTTTCCCAAATTCAATTGCATAGTGTTTGACCTTCCACATGTTGTGGAGAATTTTACAGGAAGCAACAATTTGAGCTTTGTTGGTGGAGACATGTTTATTTCTATTCCTCGTGCTCATGCTattctcactacaagaaaatag
- the LOC112794489 gene encoding isoflavone 7-O-methyltransferase — protein sequence MDLLSGRKANEIFEGQVHVYKHMYVYLNSMCLKWCIELEVPTIIYNHEKPITLHELISILQVPPSKISGVERLMRHLSHNGFFDIVTIHDDDDENKEEKEAYALTIASELLVKGTEYCLTPMAKCSLDPSVSSSYNLLGKWTLEENLTLSEISLGTNLWNFLSKNPSILTSFNESMASDSQMVKLALKDHNAVFEGLESIVDVGSGNGTVSKIISDMFPKLKCIVFDLPHVVENFSGTNSNNLSFIGGDMFNFIPEADAVLLKWILHDWDEEHCVKILKKCKDAISNNTKGGKAIVIDLVINEKQDEFGLTQMKLRMDIAMTTLNGKERSEEEFKKLFLEAGFEDYKIFPLTGMYSLIVVFS from the exons ATGGATTTATTAAGTGGTCGCAAAGCAAATGAGATTTTTGAAGGGCAAGTTCATGTGTACAAACACATGTATGTTTACTTAAATTCTATGTGCCTTAAATGGTGCATTGAGTTAGAAGTACCAACCATAATTTACAACCATGAAAAACCCATCACCCTTCATGAATTGATCTCAATTTTACAAGTTCCTCCATCCAAAATTAGTGGTGTGGAGCGTCTTATGCGCCACCTAAGTCACAATGGATTCTTTGATATTGTAACAatccatgatgatgatgatgaaaacaaagaagaaaaggaagcataTGCTCTCACTATTGCTTCTGAGCTTCTTGTTAAAGGCACTGAATATTGTTTAACTCCAATGGCTAAGTGTTCTCTTGATCCATCTGTGTCAAGTTCTTATAACTTACTAGGAAAATGGACTTTAGAAGAAAATCTTACTTTATCTGAAATTTCCCTTGGAACAAATCTTTGGAACTTTCTTAGCAAAAACCCTTCAATTTTGACTTCCTTTAATGAGTCAATGGCTAGTGACTCTCAAATGGTGAAGTTGGCATTGAAAGATCATAATGCTGTTTTTGAAGGATTGGAATCCATTGTAGATGTTGGTAGTGGAAATGGAACCGTATCTAAGATTATTAGTGACATGTTTCCCAAATTGAAGTGCATAGTGTTTGACCTTCCACATGTTGTGGAGAATTTTTCAGGAACcaacagcaacaatttgagcTTTATTGGTGGAGACATGTTCAATTTTATACCTGAGGCTGATGCTGTTCTACTTAAG tgGATTCTACATGATTGGGATGAAGAACATTGTGTAAAGATACTGAAGAAATGCAAAGATGCAATTTCAAATAATACTAAAGGAGGAAAAGCAATTGTCATAGATCTTGTGATAAATGAAAAACAAGATGAATTTGGACTTACTCAAATGAAGCTCAGAATGGATATTGCCATGACAACTTTGAATGGAAAggagagaagtgaagaggaattCAAGAAGCTTTTTTTGGAAGCAGGCTTTGAAGATTATAAAATATTTCCTTTAACCGGAATGTATTCTCTTATTGTGGTTTTTTCTTAG